In one Grus americana isolate bGruAme1 chromosome 1, bGruAme1.mat, whole genome shotgun sequence genomic region, the following are encoded:
- the GSG1 gene encoding germ cell-specific gene 1 protein isoform X1 — translation MELLKGLPWRRAFLAVILNLLALSLSTTALLGSYWCTGTQKVPKPLCGKSKATKCIGVPMPPDAGASNVSSQDVVHYSWETGDDRFAFRYFHTGMWLSCEESMEGPEEKCRSFIELSPPAERGILWLSLGSEMLYISLLLISFILLMVEMLHTGNPVCGLKLNAFAAVSSVLSGLLGMVAHMMYTQVFQATVSLGPEDWRPHSWDYGWAFYMAWASFTCCMASAVTTLNTYTKTVLEFKRNHIKGYDGSFKDQPQHHQCFIQQQISSYYEPQDKPLRSVSEGVNFYSELQQKVLQREPELDLDDVLGQTIGEDRC, via the exons atggagctgctgaagggaTTGCCATGGCGCCGTGCTTTCCTGGCTGTCATCCTGAACCTGCTGGCTCTCAGCCTCTCCACCACTGCCTTGCTTGGCAGCTACTGGTGCACGGGGACCCAGAAAGTGCCCAAGCCTTTGTGTGGGAAAAGCAAAGCCACCAAGTGCATCGGTGTCCCCATGCCGCCTGACGCAGGTGCTAGCAATGTTTCATCCCAGGATGTGGTGCACTACAGCTGGGAGACTGGGGATGACCGCTTTGCCTTCAGATACTTCCACACGGGGATGTGGCTTTCCTGTGAAGAGAGCATGGAAGGGCCAG aagagaaatgtcGTAGCTTTATTGAGCTTTCACCACCAGCAGAGAGAG GAATCCTGTGGTTGTCACTGGGATCAGAGATGCTGTACATCAGCTTGCTGCTCATCAGCTTCATCCTCCTGATGGTGGAAATGCTGCATACTGGCAATCCTGTCTGTGGGTTGAAGCTCAATGCCTTTGCTGCCGTCTCCTCTGTGCTGTCGG GTCTCCTTGGGATGGTGGCACACATGATGTATACTCAAGTCTTCCAGGCAACAGTCAGTCTGGGACCAGAGGACTGGAGGCCGCACTCATGGGACTATGGCTGGGCATTCTA CATGGCCTGGGCCTCCTTCACCTGCTGcatggcctctgctgtcaccaCTCTCAACACCTACACCAAGACAGTGCTGGAGTTCAAAAGGAACCACATCAAGGGCTACGACGGGAGCTTCAAGGATCAGCCTCAGCACCACCAGTGCTTCATTCAGCAGCAAATAAGCAGTTACTATGAGCCCCAAGACAAGCCTCTCCGTTCAGTCTCTGAGGGAGTCAACTTCTactctgagctgcagcagaaagtGCTACAGCGGGAACCAGAGCTGGACCTGGATGACGTCTTGGGACAGACAATTGGGGAGGATCGCTGTTAG
- the GSG1 gene encoding germ cell-specific gene 1 protein isoform X2 codes for MQQHRCYLCIRSVLNSRLMEEEKCRSFIELSPPAERGILWLSLGSEMLYISLLLISFILLMVEMLHTGNPVCGLKLNAFAAVSSVLSGLLGMVAHMMYTQVFQATVSLGPEDWRPHSWDYGWAFYMAWASFTCCMASAVTTLNTYTKTVLEFKRNHIKGYDGSFKDQPQHHQCFIQQQISSYYEPQDKPLRSVSEGVNFYSELQQKVLQREPELDLDDVLGQTIGEDRC; via the exons aagagaaatgtcGTAGCTTTATTGAGCTTTCACCACCAGCAGAGAGAG GAATCCTGTGGTTGTCACTGGGATCAGAGATGCTGTACATCAGCTTGCTGCTCATCAGCTTCATCCTCCTGATGGTGGAAATGCTGCATACTGGCAATCCTGTCTGTGGGTTGAAGCTCAATGCCTTTGCTGCCGTCTCCTCTGTGCTGTCGG GTCTCCTTGGGATGGTGGCACACATGATGTATACTCAAGTCTTCCAGGCAACAGTCAGTCTGGGACCAGAGGACTGGAGGCCGCACTCATGGGACTATGGCTGGGCATTCTA CATGGCCTGGGCCTCCTTCACCTGCTGcatggcctctgctgtcaccaCTCTCAACACCTACACCAAGACAGTGCTGGAGTTCAAAAGGAACCACATCAAGGGCTACGACGGGAGCTTCAAGGATCAGCCTCAGCACCACCAGTGCTTCATTCAGCAGCAAATAAGCAGTTACTATGAGCCCCAAGACAAGCCTCTCCGTTCAGTCTCTGAGGGAGTCAACTTCTactctgagctgcagcagaaagtGCTACAGCGGGAACCAGAGCTGGACCTGGATGACGTCTTGGGACAGACAATTGGGGAGGATCGCTGTTAG